One window from the genome of Crassostrea angulata isolate pt1a10 chromosome 2, ASM2561291v2, whole genome shotgun sequence encodes:
- the LOC128173831 gene encoding uncharacterized protein LOC128173831, translating into MVLRCAWGTCNVDERYPERLQNGVKLILFPKPKTNLQKCLRWIKACGRPHEQLNIQRINKHKAVCSKHFVGGNGPIVEFPDPLQADGSAVRPTRPLRKRTSTFTESNPVSKKKKLLCTTDIEHGEDVNSTTETETSNNTSSGNNISIQTEEPWISPFEMFAMATELHVSREKEKQYEATICTLKEEIKELKDKLSSDDQKPSFGVDEVIRREGKLKNLFKYYTGIVYIRFAGLLAFLDSDGSSVNYEKGRKDISMLSLQDGLFLTLCID; encoded by the exons atggtaTTGCGGTGTGCGTGGGGAACGTGTAATGTTGACGAGAGATATCCTGAGAGGTTACAGAACGGTGTTAAGCTTATTTTGTTCCCCAAACCGAAAACTAATCTCCAGAAATGTCTTCGATGGATCAAAGCTTGCGGACGTCCACACGAACAGTTGAACATTCAGAGAATAAACAAACACAAAGCTGTTTGTTCAAAG CATTTCGTGGGAGGTAATGGACCGATTGTGGAATTTCCTGACCCATTACAAGCTGATGGATCAGCTGTTCGACCGACCAGGCCACTTCGCAAACGGACTAGCACATTCACCGAGAGTAACCCAgtgtcaaagaaaaaaaaacttctgtG taCAACAGATATAGAACATGGAGAAGATGTGAACTCAACAACAGAAACTGAAACATCAAACAACACCAGCAGTGGTAACAACATATCTATACAAACAGAAGAACCTT ggATTTCTCCATTTGAGATGTTTGCAATGGCCACTGAGCTACACGTGTCAAGAGAAAAAGAGAAGCAGTATGAAGCTACAATCTGCACTCTGAAAGAGGAAATAAAGGAACTTAAAGACAAACTATCATCTGACGATCAAAAGCCATCGTTTGGAGTCGACGAAGTGATAAGAAGAGagggaaaattgaaaaatttgttcaaatattaCACTGGCATTGTATATATAAGATTTGCTGGTCTTTTGGCATTTTTAGACTCCGATGGATCATcagtaaattatgaaaaaggTCGAAAAGACATTAGTATGTTGTCACTGCAAGATGGACTCTTTTTAACTTTATGTATAGACTGA